One genomic window of Candidatus Kuenenia stuttgartiensis includes the following:
- a CDS encoding toll/interleukin-1 receptor domain-containing protein: protein MSPYTTFDDIRSINEKIDRNVIIKEAYSRQYPSVFLSHSSADHESLPAVIKILENHGGRVYIDDGDPRLSGKVNPNTAEVLRETIGKCSKLVVLVTTNTKDSRWVPWELGLGDGKKFQSSIAIFPVVKDSLTESWHEQEYLGLYKRIVWSKFKGKDKSEWMVWDHNDNTATGLGEWLR from the coding sequence ATGTCTCCATACACTACATTTGATGATATCCGTTCGATTAATGAAAAAATTGATCGAAACGTAATTATTAAAGAAGCTTATAGCCGTCAGTATCCTAGTGTGTTTCTTTCACATTCTTCCGCTGATCATGAATCTTTGCCTGCTGTAATAAAAATACTCGAGAACCATGGTGGAAGAGTCTATATAGATGATGGTGATCCCAGGTTATCAGGAAAGGTAAACCCTAATACAGCCGAAGTCCTGCGTGAAACAATTGGTAAGTGTAGCAAATTGGTCGTATTAGTAACAACAAACACGAAAGACAGCCGCTGGGTGCCTTGGGAATTGGGTCTTGGAGATGGGAAAAAATTTCAAAGTAGCATAGCCATTTTCCCAGTCGTAAAGGATTCGTTGACAGAAAGCTGGCATGAGCAGGAATATCTTGGATTATATAAAAGAATAGTGTGGTCAAAATTTAAAGGTAAAGATAAGAGTGAATGGATGGTTTGGGACCATAACGATAACACAGCCACTGGCTTGGGAGAATGGCTCCGTTAG
- a CDS encoding type II toxin-antitoxin system HicB family antitoxin translates to MALKNDHYTYRVTWSADDNEYVGLCAEFPGLSWLAKTPEGALRGIRKVIADVIDDMKRNGEEIPEPIANRTYSGKFMVRVPPEEHRKLAIQAAEAGVSINRLASAKLSK, encoded by the coding sequence ATGGCACTGAAAAATGATCATTATACTTATCGTGTTACATGGTCGGCAGACGACAATGAATATGTAGGATTATGTGCAGAATTTCCAGGCTTAAGCTGGCTTGCAAAAACTCCTGAGGGAGCATTAAGAGGCATACGCAAAGTTATTGCTGATGTAATAGATGATATGAAAAGAAACGGTGAGGAAATACCAGAGCCAATTGCTAATAGAACTTATAGCGGTAAGTTTATGGTGCGAGTTCCACCAGAAGAACATAGAAAACTTGCGATACAAGCCGCAGAAGCAGGAGTCAGTATAAACCGCCTTGCCAGTGCAAAATTAAGCAAATAA
- a CDS encoding type II toxin-antitoxin system HicA family toxin, with amino-acid sequence MCQNNINAQSHSSLDNDIINDTILKWSKIKDILEQMRQSPNNVRFNDLCAVCDNYFGDALQRGSSHRVYKTPWLDNPRINIQNNKGKAKAYQVKQVLMAVERLEIGDKLWH; translated from the coding sequence ATGTGTCAAAACAATATAAATGCCCAATCACATTCTAGCCTTGACAATGATATCATTAATGATACTATCTTAAAATGGAGCAAGATAAAAGATATTTTAGAACAGATGCGCCAAAGCCCTAATAATGTAAGATTCAATGATCTTTGCGCAGTTTGTGATAATTATTTTGGAGACGCACTTCAAAGGGGAAGCAGTCATCGAGTATATAAAACACCATGGCTGGATAACCCGCGGATAAATATACAGAATAATAAAGGAAAGGCTAAAGCATATCAAGTGAAACAAGTGCTTATGGCCGTTGAAAGATTGGAGATTGGAGATAAATTATGGCACTGA
- a CDS encoding transposase: protein MARANRHYIPNYVWHITHRCHKKEFLLKFLKDRKRWMYWLFEAKKRFGLRILNYTVTSNHIHLLVIDNGREVIPKSIQLVAGRTAQEYNQRKKRKGAFWEDRYHATAIETDIHLIRCMMYIDLNMVRAGVVKHPCEWAMSGYDEIQNPPDRYALIDIKGLIELCGLSNKEQLRHEYKQWVEAAINDNGLRRESCWTASIAVGSRRFVEDTKVKLGLKAHGRKVEEGNDKFVLKEPIVPYKAHLSAKKDLLRHENMYCWGGKHSQRNRLAWSDPIYQPQRGSSISHQKSRGHYT from the coding sequence ATGGCACGTGCAAATAGACATTATATCCCAAATTATGTTTGGCATATTACTCATAGATGCCATAAAAAAGAATTTCTTTTGAAATTTCTGAAAGATCGTAAGCGTTGGATGTACTGGCTGTTTGAAGCTAAAAAGAGATTTGGATTAAGGATATTAAACTATACTGTCACATCAAATCATATTCATCTATTGGTTATTGACAATGGTCGTGAGGTTATTCCGAAGAGTATCCAATTGGTAGCGGGGAGAACTGCACAGGAGTATAATCAAAGAAAAAAGCGTAAGGGTGCATTTTGGGAAGACAGATATCACGCAACGGCAATAGAAACTGACATACATTTGATAAGATGTATGATGTATATTGATTTGAATATGGTCAGGGCTGGTGTTGTAAAGCATCCGTGTGAATGGGCAATGAGTGGATATGATGAGATACAAAACCCACCGGATAGATACGCCTTAATAGACATAAAAGGCTTGATTGAATTATGTGGGTTATCCAACAAGGAACAACTGAGGCATGAATATAAACAATGGGTAGAAGCTGCCATTAATGATAATGGCCTCAGGAGAGAGTCCTGTTGGACAGCAAGTATCGCAGTAGGGAGTAGGCGATTTGTAGAAGATACGAAGGTTAAGTTAGGTTTAAAAGCACATGGACGCAAGGTAGAGGAGGGTAACGATAAGTTTGTACTTAAAGAACCGATTGTTCCTTACAAGGCTCATTTAAGTGCCAAAAAAGATCTTCTAAGGCATGAAAACATGTATTGTTGGGGGGGGAAACATAGTCAACGCAACAGGTTAGCTTGGTCCGACCCGATTTACCAACCCCAAAGAGGGAGTTCAATCTCTCATCAGAAAAGTAGGGGACATTATACGTAA
- a CDS encoding TIR domain-containing protein, giving the protein MQNYGILSGLRIPPKHKVFISYHHANDQWDRDRFENLFSNYYSVFISKSVQIGEISAFLKTDTIRQKIRDEYLRDSTVTVVLIGKETWKRKNVDWEIGASLRHTILNSRSGLLGIFLPDHPDFGRDKYIPYITPPRLHYCAKCGYATLHDWSDDPAIVSQWIEGAFNRRFKVDPDNSFPSFINNKSGERWSE; this is encoded by the coding sequence ATGCAAAATTACGGCATATTATCTGGTCTACGCATCCCACCTAAGCATAAGGTTTTTATAAGTTATCACCATGCCAATGATCAATGGGATAGGGATCGATTCGAAAATTTATTTAGTAATTATTATAGCGTTTTTATTTCAAAATCTGTCCAAATAGGTGAAATTAGCGCATTCCTAAAAACAGATACCATTCGACAAAAAATCCGGGATGAATACCTCAGAGACAGCACGGTTACAGTAGTACTCATTGGTAAAGAAACATGGAAAAGAAAGAATGTTGACTGGGAAATTGGTGCGAGTCTAAGGCACACAATTTTAAATTCAAGATCTGGATTACTGGGAATTTTTTTGCCAGATCATCCTGATTTTGGTCGGGATAAATATATACCTTACATAACCCCTCCTCGCCTTCATTATTGCGCCAAATGCGGTTATGCTACACTTCATGATTGGTCTGATGACCCAGCGATAGTTTCACAATGGATAGAAGGAGCGTTTAACCGCCGTTTTAAGGTTGATCCAGATAATTCATTTCCCTCTTTCATTAATAACAAATCGGGAGAAAGGTGGTCAGAATGA
- a CDS encoding group II intron maturase-specific domain-containing protein — MSAPIEALFEKLNSVLRGWANYHRHVVSSEAFSRVDTYIFEQLWRMVRRRHQNKTKGWLIKKYWSAAGKHVFSILHK; from the coding sequence GTGAGTGCTCCTATTGAAGCCTTGTTTGAAAAGCTCAACTCTGTTCTACGAGGTTGGGCTAATTATCACAGGCATGTTGTCTCATCGGAAGCATTCAGCCGTGTTGACACCTATATCTTTGAACAACTATGGCGTATGGTAAGAAGAAGGCATCAGAACAAGACCAAAGGCTGGCTAATAAAAAAGTACTGGTCAGCCGCAGGAAAACATGTCTTTTCAATCTTACACAAGTAA
- a CDS encoding toll/interleukin-1 receptor domain-containing protein — MSSNQNNSRFVFISHSSLDTWIAKQIAKEVELCGAIPFLDEANVNIGDEFEDKILEFLDKSHYLIVLFTPWALERPYVWAEIGAAWSNRIPIIVVLHGITSSELQKRPGIPVFIKKRDIIELNEIDKFFLQLKNKIQEFQSGVQ; from the coding sequence ATGTCCAGTAATCAAAATAATTCAAGGTTTGTTTTTATTAGTCACAGTAGCCTCGATACTTGGATAGCGAAACAGATAGCTAAGGAGGTCGAACTATGTGGTGCAATTCCATTCTTAGATGAAGCAAATGTGAATATTGGAGACGAGTTTGAAGATAAAATATTGGAATTTTTGGATAAATCGCACTATTTGATAGTTTTATTTACCCCTTGGGCCTTAGAACGACCTTATGTATGGGCAGAGATAGGTGCTGCATGGAGCAATCGAATCCCAATAATAGTTGTTTTACATGGTATCACTTCATCTGAACTTCAAAAACGCCCTGGAATCCCTGTATTTATTAAAAAACGAGACATAATTGAACTGAACGAAATCGATAAATTCTTTTTGCAATTAAAAAACAAAATACAAGAGTTTCAATCTGGTGTGCAATGA
- a CDS encoding DUF262 domain-containing protein, with amino-acid sequence MKASETKVEDFLSSNKTQFIIPVYQRNYDWSISQCKLLLDDILEVGTNKKMNAHFIGSIVYVHDDVYTASRIKELTVIDGQQRVTTLTLIYLVLHRLAQELKEEKLVNEISETYLINKFAPEEEKLKLRPTDNNDKALKYLLRGDANEEYSDFSKLIDNFNYFKGRITEDNYQIVLTGLSKLMFVEISLDRERDEPQRIFESLNSTGLELSQADLIRNYILMGLKRREQNKIYQNYWEVIEKLAKDEILNVSRVSDFIRDYLTVENNNIPNKGRVYFEFKSKYPTSTLEELESNLSGIKSLGKHYNKLINPKNEPDKEIRLQLEYINRLEINVAYPFLMKVYDDYSNSIIDKATFLKVLDTIQSFTWRRFIVGLPTNALNKIFMNLYDKVERENYLYSIQKALLQRAGVQRYPKNEETIDALKVKDVYNIKAKNRIYLLERLENYDNREHVAIDGNPDITIEHIFPQNPDTKWKIELGNDEYSFIKENYLNTIGNLTLSGNNGKLGNKPFLEKRDKENDGYKDSRLWLNKYLSVAEKWDRAEIERRFGIIAERFLKIWELPTIAFAEDNGNNEVNIFEAEDPKFKKLEYAIFLDQKLEIRAVSQLYVEVFKQLFELQPETFFTSDIGLRIGLTKNPVEGSPRQPIAINDTYFIESNLDNIGKFDRIKQALTLLNLEDELTIKYANENAEQKNQPDAE; translated from the coding sequence ATGAAGGCAAGCGAAACAAAGGTAGAAGACTTTTTATCATCAAACAAGACACAATTCATAATCCCTGTTTATCAAAGGAATTATGACTGGTCTATCAGTCAATGCAAACTGCTACTCGATGACATTCTCGAAGTTGGTACAAACAAGAAGATGAACGCCCATTTTATCGGCAGTATCGTTTATGTTCACGATGACGTATACACGGCATCAAGAATCAAGGAACTTACCGTCATTGATGGTCAGCAACGAGTTACAACCTTGACCCTGATTTATTTGGTATTACATCGTCTTGCACAGGAACTCAAAGAAGAAAAGCTTGTTAATGAAATCAGTGAAACGTATTTAATAAACAAGTTTGCTCCTGAAGAAGAAAAGCTGAAACTCCGGCCAACAGACAATAACGATAAAGCACTGAAATACCTTTTGCGCGGCGATGCAAATGAAGAATACTCTGATTTTTCAAAACTCATTGATAACTTCAATTATTTCAAAGGCAGAATTACAGAAGATAACTATCAGATAGTATTGACTGGTTTATCAAAATTAATGTTCGTCGAAATTTCGCTTGACCGAGAAAGAGACGAGCCGCAGCGAATATTTGAGAGCCTTAATTCAACTGGCCTGGAACTTTCACAAGCTGACCTGATTCGCAACTATATTTTGATGGGTCTCAAACGAAGAGAGCAGAATAAGATTTATCAGAATTATTGGGAAGTAATTGAAAAACTTGCCAAGGATGAAATTCTTAATGTCAGCCGCGTTTCTGATTTCATCCGCGATTATTTAACAGTCGAAAATAATAATATTCCGAACAAAGGCAGAGTATATTTTGAATTCAAATCAAAGTATCCTACATCTACCCTTGAAGAATTGGAATCAAACTTATCAGGAATTAAATCATTAGGAAAGCACTATAACAAGCTGATTAATCCGAAAAATGAACCGGATAAAGAAATAAGATTGCAACTCGAATATATTAACCGCCTTGAAATTAATGTTGCCTATCCCTTTTTGATGAAGGTATATGATGATTACAGCAACTCCATAATTGACAAAGCAACATTCTTAAAGGTTTTAGATACAATCCAATCATTCACTTGGCGTCGTTTTATTGTTGGTCTCCCAACAAATGCTTTGAATAAAATATTTATGAATCTTTACGACAAGGTTGAGCGAGAGAATTATTTATATTCAATTCAAAAAGCTTTATTACAGCGGGCAGGAGTTCAAAGATATCCTAAAAATGAAGAGACCATAGATGCATTAAAAGTAAAAGATGTTTACAACATAAAGGCTAAGAACAGAATATATTTACTTGAGCGGCTTGAAAATTATGACAACCGTGAACACGTCGCAATTGATGGAAATCCAGATATTACAATTGAACATATCTTTCCGCAGAATCCTGATACCAAATGGAAAATTGAATTAGGTAATGATGAATATTCTTTCATTAAGGAAAATTATTTAAATACAATCGGCAACCTTACCCTTTCCGGCAACAATGGAAAACTTGGCAATAAGCCATTCCTCGAAAAAAGAGATAAAGAAAACGATGGTTACAAAGATAGCAGGCTGTGGCTAAACAAATATCTGTCAGTCGCAGAGAAGTGGGACAGGGCGGAAATTGAAAGACGTTTTGGCATAATTGCAGAGAGATTCTTGAAAATATGGGAGCTTCCAACCATAGCTTTTGCTGAGGATAATGGCAATAATGAAGTTAATATATTTGAGGCAGAGGACCCAAAATTCAAGAAATTGGAGTATGCCATATTTCTGGATCAAAAACTTGAAATCAGGGCGGTGTCTCAGCTTTACGTTGAAGTATTCAAACAACTCTTTGAATTACAACCTGAAACATTCTTTACATCAGACATAGGGCTGCGCATCGGCTTAACTAAAAATCCAGTCGAAGGAAGCCCCAGACAACCAATTGCCATTAACGACACGTATTTTATTGAAAGCAACTTAGACAATATAGGTAAGTTTGACAGGATTAAGCAGGCACTGACCTTGCTCAATCTTGAGGATGAATTAACAATTAAATATGCAAATGAAAACGCCGAACAAAAAAATCAACCCGACGCAGAATAG